The following proteins are encoded in a genomic region of Oncorhynchus kisutch isolate 150728-3 linkage group LG6, Okis_V2, whole genome shotgun sequence:
- the LOC109892055 gene encoding dentin sialophosphoprotein, translating to MKAAIVFVLLFATALGRPAIRSPGNSSVSSEELVKPAPVLGIAPAELTEVAPVQNVDTATTSDESSDKDETEGADPTSDPTSDSTDSTDSADSADSTDSADSDDTDESSESEEADTTAAPATAEPTVEPTMATTEAPIYDDGRGDSMAYPSDYKKSIIYVDTNNIEKGPSPYKSYGKMDEGMYAGKKVSVYDTGLGNDIEKTMTVFKALQVHDLMEEDTSTPDVESQVLDASSGKAEESSMRKAHVDVASQDRTPSESTESQKAKSLESDATSERTSSASSDGTSESTSTSASNETDSSNSSEEATARPGAADSDSAESNESHDSDSDSAEEAATEATITTDAPVVITAK from the exons ATGAAGGCTGCAATTGTTTTCGTCCTGCTCTTTGCAACGGCCCTCGGTCGCCCGGCGATACGCTCGCCCGGCAACAGTTCAGTGAGCTCAGAAGAACTG GTGAAACCAGCTCCAGTGCTTGGGATAGCCCCAGCAGAACTTACTGAGGTGGCCCCTGTACAG aatgtagaTACCGCTACAACATCAGACGAGAGCTCCGACAAAGATGAAACCGAG GGAGCTGATCCAACTTCAGACCCaacatcagacagtacagacagtacagacagcgcAGACAGCGCAGACAGCACAGACAGCGCAGACAGCGAT GACACAGACGAGTCCAGTGAGTCAGAGGAGGCAGACACCACCGCTGCCCCTGCAACAGCTGAGCCCACCGTAGAGCCCACAATGGCTACCACTGAGGCCCCCATTTACGATGACGGACGTGGAGACAGCATGGCTTACCCCAGCGACTACAAGAAGTCTATCATCTATGTAGATACTAACAACATCGAGAAGGGACCCTCTCCTTACAAATCCTATGGAAAGATGGATGAGGGCATGTATGCTGGCAAAAAGGTGTCCGTCTACGACACCGGGCTCGGAAACGATATTGAGAAGACGATGACAGTGTTCAAG gccCTGCAGGTGCATGATTTGATGGAGGAGGACACCAGCACCCCTGACGTGGAGAGCCAGGTTCTGGACGCCTCCAGCGGGAAAGCCGAGGAGTCCAGCATGCGCAAGGCGCATGTCGACGTAGCCAGCCAGGACAGGACCCCCTCTGAGAGCACAGAGAGCCAGAAGGCCAAGAGCCTGGAGAGTGATGCCACCAGTGAGCGCACCAGTAGCGCTAGCAGCGATGGTACTAGCGAGAGCACCAGCACCAGCGCCAGTAATGAGACtgacagcagcaacagtagtgaGGAAGCTACAGCCAGGCCTGGGGCAGCAGACAGCGACTCAGCAGAGAGTAACGAGAGCCATGACAGTGACAGCGACTCGGCTGAGGAGGCAGCCACAGAGGCTACCATCACTACCGATGCTCCCGTCGTCATCACTGCCAAGTAA